A window of Aeromicrobium sp. Sec7.5 genomic DNA:
CGGGGCCGCGGAGACGTTGCGCGACGTAGTCGCCCAGGCGTGCGGGATCGACGAACCCCACCATGACCGCACCGGGCCACGCCAGCACCAGGATGCGCAGCCCCGCGACGGGCGCGTGATCGCCGTTGCCGAGCCGCCAGGCCGAGTAGGCCACCAGGCCGGCCGAGACGCCGCACAGCGCCAGGCACGCCAGCGGGTAGCGCCAGCTCGGCAGGAACAGGACGGCCGCGAGGGCGTAGGCCGCCGTCGCGGCGAGCGCGGCCGGCAGGTCACGCACGGCGAACGAGCCCGCGAGCGAGGCGAACCCGAACGCCAGCAGCACCAGGGGGTTGAGCCGCTGCACCCCCGACCTCATGATCCCGACCTCATGCGCGCACACCCGCCTGCAGGGCGACGACCGCGTCGGCGAGGTCGACGAGGAGCGGGTCGTGGGTCGCGGTCGCGACGACCGCACCGGCCCCGGCAGCCGCGACCGCGATGCCCGCCACCGCCGCCCAGGTGATCCGGTCCTGCCCGACGGTCGGTTCGTCCAGGAGCAGCAGCCCGGGCCGGTGCGCGACGGCGGCCAGGACCGAGAGGCGGCGCTGCTCGCCCCCCGAGAGCCGGTACGGATGGGCGCCCGCGAGGTGCCCGAGGCCGACGATGTCGAGCCACGCTGCTGCGTCCGCGCGGCGACCCGACCGGCCCGCCGTGAGCGCCACCTCCTCGGCCACCGTCGGGGCGAGGAATCCGTGCTCGGGCACCTGCGGCGACCAGCCGACGTCCTGCGCGAGGTCACGCGACCGCCGGCGCGCAAGCGCCGGGTCGAGTCCCGTGACCGACCCGCCGTCGGCAGCGACCAGCCCGCCGATCGCCGCCAGCAGCGTCGACTTGCCGGCACCGCTCGGGCCGGTCAGGGCCGTCAGCGCCCCGGCGGCCACCGCAGCGTCGACACCCCGCAGCGCCGTCGTGGTCGTGGACCCCCGCAGGGAGCGCGAACGCAGCTGCACCGTGAGGTCGACCGCCGCCATGCCCGGCAGCGGATGCTCCGGGCGGACCAGGTCAGGGTCGACCTCGATCGGACGCGGGGCGGGCAGCCCGGGCATCCACACGCCGAGCGCACCGAGCCGGTCCCGGTGGTCCCTGACGAACTCGTCGGGGGTCGTGTCGGCCACGACCGTTCCGTCGGACCCCAGCACCACGACCCGGTCGACGAGGTCGAGCCACGGCTCGAGGTGGTGCTCGACCACGACGAGCGTCGCCCGACCGCCTCCGACGGTGCGACCGACGGCGTCCCGCACCGCCGCGGCGTGGACCGGGTCGAGCATCGACGTCGGCTCGTCCAGCAGCACGACGTCCGGCTCGAGGGCGAGGACCCCGGCCAGCGCCAGCCGCTGCAGCTCGCCGCCGGACAGCGCTGCCGTGGGGTGGTCACGACCCTGGCGAAGGCCCACCGCCGCGAGGGCGGCGTCGACCCGGCGCCACGTCTCGTCCCGTTCGAGGCCCACGTTCTCCGGGCCGAACGCGACGTCACGGCCCACCCGCTCGGCCACCACGGCGTCGCCGGGCTGCTGCGGCACCAGCCCGACGCGGCCGTCGACCTGCACCGATCCGTCCAGCTCGCCCGCGAGCGTCGTGCCGAGCGCACCCACCAGCGCATGGAGGAGCGTCGACTTGCCGGCACCGCTCGGACCCGCGAGCAACACCCTCGAACCGGCCTCCACGTGCAGGTCGAGGCCGTCGACGACCGGGGCGCGGCGGCCGAGCGGACGCCACGTGAGTCCCTCGACCCGGACCTCGCCCCGCATCGGGGTCCCCGACCTCAGACCTCGTGCCGCGCGAGCAGGTCCCGTCCGGGTCCGAAGGAGTCCAGCACCCCGGCACGAGCGAGCGCCTGGGTCAGCAGCCAACCCCCGGCACCCGCCACGACGGCGCCCGAGAGCGCGAAGAAGCCCAGGTGGGCCAGGCGGTCGCCCGTGTCGAAGACGCCGTCGTAGAAGGCGAACCACTCGTAGACGGACTCGATCGCGCCGGCCGCGGCACCCATCAGCATCGCGACCGGCAGGCCGAAGCGGCGATACAGCAGGATCGCGACCACGACTTCGGCGCCGAGGCCCTGCCAGAAGCCCGACACCAGGACGCTCATGCCCCACTCGGTGCCCCCGGGCACGAGGCCCGAGACGGCCGCGGCGGCGACCTCGGTCGCCAGTGCGGCGCCGGGCCGCCGGATGATCAGACCGCCCATGACGCCGGCCAGGAGCCACGGGCCGCCCAGGAGGCCGACGCTCGGCGGGTAGGAGAACACGGCGATGCCGTTCAGGCCGGCGTACGCCTTCCCCCAGGCCCAGAACGTGACGCCGAGCGCGACCGCCAGGGTCGCGATCGTCACGAGGTCGATCGTGCGGTACCGCACGAGACGCGAGACCGCGGTGTCGTGGGTGGTGGGTGCAGCACTCATCAAGGACTCCCTTCGCCGGTGCTAACCGGGGCAGGTTCGGAGGGTCTGCGGCTGTGCCAGATGCCTGGCCCGCACTCTCAGCGCCCCTGCCCGAAGGCCCGGCGCTCCCCTGTCTGGTGACACCACCCTACCCACGCCGCACCCGGCGACGAGCCGGGTGTCGGACGGGTCTCAGTCGGTGGGCGCCCGCAGCACGTAGTACGTGCAGGACGTGACGCCGTCGGGCACGTCGGCGGTCACGGTGAAGTCGGCCGAGTCGCCCGCGGGGACGTCGACCATCTCCGCCACGCCCCGTTGCGCGACGTCGGCCTCGCGGTCGATCCAGCTCACGGCCACGACGTAGGTCATGGCCTCGTCGGCGGAGTTCTCGACCGTGCCCCGCACGACGTGCGGACCCGGGGTGGTGGCGCAGTCGTCGAACGTCGCGTCGGCCACGGCCCCCTCCGCCCCGTCCATGTCCGGGATCGGCGGGAGGTGGGCGGCGTCTCCGCCGGGGTCGACGTGCACGTCGTCGTGCGACGACTCCGGGGTGTCGTGCGAGCAGCCGGACGACGTGACGGCCGAGACCAGGACGGCGGCGACCGCGACAGCGTGACGGATCACGGGGCACCTCTCGGTCGGCGGCTCGTCCGGGACAGTCGTCCAGAGACCACTTCACGGTAGCGAGGCGCCCCAGCGGGCGCTCTTCGTCGACACATTCGGCTCCGGTCCCGCGTTCGCTTCGGGCCGTGGGAGACAATGGCGGGCATGAGCGTGCGCACCCCCGATCCCAATCCCGGCTGGCTCTCGGACATCGCCCTCGACGAGACACGCTCGCGGGTACCGATCCTGTACGTGGAGGCCATCCCCGTCCGCGTCGACGCCCTCGGCCAGGTCGAGCACGTCGGCCTCCTG
This region includes:
- a CDS encoding ECF transporter S component; the encoded protein is MSAAPTTHDTAVSRLVRYRTIDLVTIATLAVALGVTFWAWGKAYAGLNGIAVFSYPPSVGLLGGPWLLAGVMGGLIIRRPGAALATEVAAAAVSGLVPGGTEWGMSVLVSGFWQGLGAEVVVAILLYRRFGLPVAMLMGAAAGAIESVYEWFAFYDGVFDTGDRLAHLGFFALSGAVVAGAGGWLLTQALARAGVLDSFGPGRDLLARHEV
- a CDS encoding FxLYD domain-containing protein, with the protein product MIRHAVAVAAVLVSAVTSSGCSHDTPESSHDDVHVDPGGDAAHLPPIPDMDGAEGAVADATFDDCATTPGPHVVRGTVENSADEAMTYVVAVSWIDREADVAQRGVAEMVDVPAGDSADFTVTADVPDGVTSCTYYVLRAPTD
- a CDS encoding energy-coupling factor transporter transmembrane component T, with amino-acid sequence MRSGVQRLNPLVLLAFGFASLAGSFAVRDLPAALAATAAYALAAVLFLPSWRYPLACLALCGVSAGLVAYSAWRLGNGDHAPVAGLRILVLAWPGAVMVGFVDPARLGDYVAQRLRGPDRFVAAFVAAMQRVSGLTGTWQQLARVRRVRGLGPTRNPLVALQYAGSMTFALLADALRGASRTSIAMDARGFASAHDRTWALPAPWARADTVGLALAVALGAVAPVALILL
- a CDS encoding ABC transporter ATP-binding protein gives rise to the protein MRGEVRVEGLTWRPLGRRAPVVDGLDLHVEAGSRVLLAGPSGAGKSTLLHALVGALGTTLAGELDGSVQVDGRVGLVPQQPGDAVVAERVGRDVAFGPENVGLERDETWRRVDAALAAVGLRQGRDHPTAALSGGELQRLALAGVLALEPDVVLLDEPTSMLDPVHAAAVRDAVGRTVGGGRATLVVVEHHLEPWLDLVDRVVVLGSDGTVVADTTPDEFVRDHRDRLGALGVWMPGLPAPRPIEVDPDLVRPEHPLPGMAAVDLTVQLRSRSLRGSTTTTALRGVDAAVAAGALTALTGPSGAGKSTLLAAIGGLVAADGGSVTGLDPALARRRSRDLAQDVGWSPQVPEHGFLAPTVAEEVALTAGRSGRRADAAAWLDIVGLGHLAGAHPYRLSGGEQRRLSVLAAVAHRPGLLLLDEPTVGQDRITWAAVAGIAVAAAGAGAVVATATHDPLLVDLADAVVALQAGVRA